The DNA sequence GCGCGGGGCCGGCGCCGGTGAACAACCGCTCCGGGGCGCCGATGATCCACGACGGCATGGTGTTCGTCGGCAGCCCCACCACCGGCACCTCCTACGCCTACGACCTGCACACCGGTCAGCGGCTGTGGAACAAGTACACCGGGCCGGTCAAGGCGGCGCCGGCGGCGAGCGGCGGCACGGTCTTCTTCACCACGACCACCGGCGAGGTGCTCGCCATGGACGCCGGCACCGGGGAGCTCACCGGCCGGCTCCGTCTCGACGGGGCCCTCGTGCCGGCCGGTCCGGTCGTCGTCGACGACACCTACCTGGTGATCCCCAGCCAGAGCCGCGAGGTGGTCATCACGCGCATCGACGCGATCCCGCCGGCCTCCTGGGGAGCGACGGGAAGCCTCGGGTCGGCCGGGTCGCTCGACAACATCGGCGGCTATCTGGGGTCCGCGGAGGGGCTGGTCGGCTCCTCGTCGTGATCCCGCATGCGGCGCGGCTGCGCGGGCGCCTGTCCGTCCACCACGAGCGTGCGCCCCTCCGGGATGTGCTTGCGCGACGAGACCGCCAGCGCCGCCCAGCACGCTGCGGCCAGGGCGGTGAGCACCAGGAAGACCACGCCCAGCGGGACGGGTCCTGCCACCGCGGAGATCAGCGTCGGGGTGAGGAAGCCCAGGTAGGCGGCGGCGTAGAACACGCCGGTGAGCCCCGCCAGGTCTCTGTCGCCCGCGATGCGTTGCACCTCGATGAGCCCGGAGACCAGGCCGATGCCGATGCCCGCGCCGACCACCACGTTGGAGGCGAGGCCCATGGCCACCGACTGCAAATCGATCGCCAGCCAGACCAGCCCGATGCCGGCGGCCATGATCACCAGGGCGGCCGACAGCCCGCGGGCCGACGACATCGAGTGCACGCGCTTGGCGACGGGCTGGATCGCCGAGGACACCCCGAGGGCGATGACGGTGGCCGCGGTGGCGAACACCAGGCCCTGTTCGCCGGTGGCGTCGCGTAGCTTCGTCGGCAGGTACCCGTAGGCGATGGCGGCGGAGCCGAAGATCCAGGGCGCCGCCACCAGCACCACGCGCAGAAATCGTGGATGCCGTGCGCTGTCGATGCGCAGCTGTCGCAGCAGCGACGAGGAGGTGTCGGGCGCGTGCGTTTCGGGGGTGCGCAGCACGACGACGGCGAACGGGACCGCGACGACGATGTGCACCAGGAACGGCAGGACGTCGGGGAGCGGACCCCACTGGGCCAGCAGCCCCGCCACCAGCGCGCCGCCCGCGGAGCCGAGGGTGAACGCCAGCGAGGCGCGGCGGGGGCCGGCGGTGCGGCCCGCGCGCGGGTCGTGCGGGGCCTGCGAGAGCTCCTTGACCCAGCTGTTGCCCACCGCCATCGCGATGCCGATGGTGAACCCGGAGAACAGCCTTCCCGCGGCGATGAATCCGGGGCCATAGTGCCCCAGCGCCAGCAGGGCGCTGCCGAGCACGGCGGTGCCCACCCCGGCGAGCATGAGCGGCCTGCGGCCGTACCTGTCCGACAGCGGCCCGGCCACCAGCAGGGCGGGCGCGAGGCCCAGGACGTAGACGCCGAGCAGCAGGTTCACCAGAAACGACGAGTAGTCCTGCCGGTCCTCGTACATCACCAGCAGCGGGCTGAACTGGTTGCCGGCCCACGAGGCGACGAACACCACGCCCCAGACCGCCAGCCAGGGCGGGACGGCGCGGCGGGGCGAACGCGGGGTGGTCGGCGTGCGGTCGTCGGTGAGCGCGGTGGTCACAGGATCCCTTGGTGCATGGCGATGTGTTCGGACAGGACGGAGGCGTATCCGTCGGCGTCGCCCGCGGCCAGGGCCGCGGCCAGGCGCCGGTGCTGGTCCAGCGCGGGCCGCAGCTGGTCGGGGTGCACACGCATGAGCTGGTGGCGCAGCCGCTGCTGGCGGTCGCGCAGCAGGCCGGTGAAGTGCAGCGCAATGGGGTTGCGCGACGCGTCGACGACGGCGGTGTGGAAGGCGTCGTCGGCGGCGACGAACGCCTCGATCGCGGCGGCATCGGGCGGATCGGACCGACCGGCGGCGAGCGCCCGCTCCTGGCGCCGCAGCGCCTCGTCGAGCGCGGGCGCCGCCTCGGCGGCCCGGCCGTCGGCGATGGCGCGGCGGGCGGCGGACGCCTCGACGGCCTCGCGCATCTCGAGGACGTCCGCGGCCTCGCTCGGTGCCATGGGACGCACCAGGGCGCCCTTGCGGGAGGCGAGGGTGAGCAGGTTCTCGGCGGCCAGGCGCAGGAACGCCTCATGCACCGGGGTGCGGCTGAGGCCGAGCTCCGAGCACACCGTGACCTCGCTGAGGGCGGTGCCGCCGGGCAGTTCGCCGCGG is a window from the Tomitella gaofuii genome containing:
- a CDS encoding MFS transporter, which translates into the protein MTTALTDDRTPTTPRSPRRAVPPWLAVWGVVFVASWAGNQFSPLLVMYEDRQDYSSFLVNLLLGVYVLGLAPALLVAGPLSDRYGRRPLMLAGVGTAVLGSALLALGHYGPGFIAAGRLFSGFTIGIAMAVGNSWVKELSQAPHDPRAGRTAGPRRASLAFTLGSAGGALVAGLLAQWGPLPDVLPFLVHIVVAVPFAVVVLRTPETHAPDTSSSLLRQLRIDSARHPRFLRVVLVAAPWIFGSAAIAYGYLPTKLRDATGEQGLVFATAATVIALGVSSAIQPVAKRVHSMSSARGLSAALVIMAAGIGLVWLAIDLQSVAMGLASNVVVGAGIGIGLVSGLIEVQRIAGDRDLAGLTGVFYAAAYLGFLTPTLISAVAGPVPLGVVFLVLTALAAACWAALAVSSRKHIPEGRTLVVDGQAPAQPRRMRDHDEEPTSPSADPR
- a CDS encoding GntR family transcriptional regulator, which codes for MTSPERAPAPPSVPVPPSAADRAYQHTKDAIIRGELPGGTALSEVTVCSELGLSRTPVHEAFLRLAAENLLTLASRKGALVRPMAPSEAADVLEMREAVEASAARRAIADGRAAEAAPALDEALRRQERALAAGRSDPPDAAAIEAFVAADDAFHTAVVDASRNPIALHFTGLLRDRQQRLRHQLMRVHPDQLRPALDQHRRLAAALAAGDADGYASVLSEHIAMHQGIL